Part of the Bacillus mycoides genome is shown below.
TAAAGTAGAAGTGATTGAGGATAGAGAAGGACCAAAGGTGTATGGTGTTTCAATTAAAGACTATTTTAATGAATTAGTTAAAGGGATAGAAAATCATCCGAAATTTAATTTAACATACTATGATATTGATGATGCTAAAGGTATTGTATCCTATGATTTCAATCTAAATTCAAAGACACCTGATATGGGGATTAATAAATTTATCGATTTTATAGAGAGGGAAATTACTGAATTACATTTAGAATTTTTTAAAGCTTTTAATTTACCAAAAAACAAACCGGAATAGTTAGTTCATGTCGTAATACATGAAAGGAAACAGTTATTAATTGCAATGACCTTTTTACTTGAATATGTATGAATTAATTACCTCGGATGTACACAAACATTAGAGTTGTTGATGGGTTGTATAATATTATGTAATCACATATAGGAGCTGGGTAAATGAAAATAGTTGCATGGAATGCAGGTATGGCATTTAGGAAGAAAATCGACAAAATATTACCGCTTAAGGCAAACATATTAGTAATTTCAGAGTGTGAAAAACCGGAAAAATGGGAGCGGAGTGTTGTTCAAAATAGTACTGATAACTTTTTATGGGAAGGGGATAATCCAAATAAGGGTATTGGAATAATTACTTTAGATAAAAGGTATAAAATTGAAATTCATCCCGATTATGATAAAAAATTCCGCTATATCATTCCATTAAAAGTCACTGGTGAACAGGAGTTTATTATGTTTGCAGTTTGGTCACAAAAGGGTGAAAAACGTTATAGTAGTTACATAGGTCAAATATATTTAGCGTTAGAGAAATATGCTTCTTTGCTAAAGGAGCCATGTATTATTGTAGGTGACTGGAACAGTAGTAAGGTATTTGATCATATCAAAAGAGTTAAGACACATTCTGAGGTTGTTGAGTTTCTTGAAGGGTTTGGGATTAAGAGTGCATATCATTGTAATACTTATGAAAAACAAGGGCAGGAAAAATCCCCAACCTATTATCATAGAAAAGACAAAACAAGTTCTTACCATATTGATTTTTTGTTTGCTTCTGAAATATTCCTTAACCAATTAGAATCTATTGAAGTAGGTTCATATGAAGAGTGGATTGAGTTTAGTGATCATATGCCAATAAGTGCTGAATTTAATAGGTGAAAAATAACTTTATAGTATCTTAAATTAAATTGGAAAAACCACCTATTAAAAAAATAGGTGGTTTTACTGCCAATTTTAAATACAAATAATTTTCTATTATCTTTTTTATATTAAAAGTTACTAATTCGTATTATACCCGTATTCACGTGTACCCAACTTTTCCTTATAAATATTTTCAATATCGAGTATTTCATCATTAGTAATTGTTTTGGGTAAAGTACGTAATATCGAAAAAAGAAAATCTTGTTTACGTTCTGGATTATTTTCTAATAGCTCAATTAATTGCTTATTACCTCCATGTCCAGTTTTAGCGTAAGATTCCCATCTTCCCCATATCCCGCCTTTTCCTATTCCACCATATGCATTTGCTTTACCTACATATAATTTCCCTGTTTCTCTATCTAAAATTGCATAGATTCCTGCTACTGAGGAAAGCATTTTACACCAAGTGGAGTTAACATCAGGGTTATCGTATAATTTTTTTAAATCGTTGTATGTAAGTGTAAAATCTAGAAATCCTGGAAACTTACGAATTGCTCCTTTTTGAATTATTTCTATGATATCAAATTGTTTTCTCTTTCTGGCTGCCTTTACCTTTTTTAGTGGTGCAAACCACATGTGAAATGTTCGCTCTGACCAATTAATGATTATCCGATCCTCTAGTTCCTCAAATCCTTTGATTTTTTCCATTTCATAATAGTATTCATTACCCTTTTTGTACTCAGGTTTCATCCAATCATAAAGTTTATCAGTAATGAATTTTTTGGGATTGGATTTGCTTAACACCTTGTAAACACCTATAAATACAGCTTTTTTACCTTCCTCAAAGTCTAGGAAGCTAACCACATATTCACATTCTCCAAATACATCATCTTTTTGATGTTTCTGGTATAACTCTAATTGTCCTTTTTCATATAAATCAACAACATCAATTCTATCCTCATCTTTATGCCGAACTATTTTAATGTTTTTAGATAAATCTAAGCCATAACTCTCTAACATTTTCTCTACTGTAAGCATAATTCCCCTCCTACTTATATGATAGTATTATTTGGATAAAGAAACATCATAATATTTATGGATAGAAGTCCTTATACAGGCGCAGTAGGCGGCTATGATAGCACAACGATTGCCGCTTCATTTGCAGCGCAGCATCTTCTGTTAGTAGTAGTTCGTAATATACCAAATCACACTTGAATCAAGGGTTGATTTATACTTAATTAAATTGAATCTTTTTAGATTTATAGTTAAAATAAAAGTATACTTTTTAATTTTATTTTTATATCCACAAATATCAGCGGTCTTTCGGACTGAGAATTAAGCTTAATGTGCTTAATATCTTTATCCGAAGACCGCTTTTTTGTGGTATTAAAAAGTAAAAATATTAAAGGGAGATGTGAGTATGAGTAATATAGGTAACAAGTTAAGAAGTGGCTTTTTCGCGACGCCGGAGCAATAAGGAAAATATCTAGTTGAACTATTTAATAAACCAAAAGGCTAAATAAACATATTTGATCCAACTTGCGGCGAAGGGCGAATATTAAAGCAAATAGCAGAGCATCTAGATAGTAAAGAAAATCTAATAAAAACATACGGAGTTGAGGTAGATAAGGCTCGAAGCAAAGTTGCTATGGAATTTTTAGATCACTGCTGTAATGCAAATTAAGAAGAAAGTAGAACGAATACTAAAAGATAAAGTAAAAGGGTTTGAATATGAAGAAACAGAATTTGTGATTGATGAAATAGTCGTATTTGGTACAACTATTTTATCAGATTCAGATGTTTACGAGCATTTGTATCATGTGGCAGCCTATATACAATTTGAAGATATCGAAATTGTAACTGAGACGAAAAAAACAATTAAGAAGAAACGGAAAATTGCAGAAGGTTAATTAGTGATTAATTCATTTGTTTTTTGAAAAATGCGAAAGTAAAGGGAGTTTTAATAAAAAAATTAAAAATTAAGGGAGGAAATTGTAATGATAGGTGAGACTTTTAAAATTTATTATTAAGTTTGGCTGGTTTAATAGTGGGGTTAAGTGCCATATACTTAATAATTAAATATAGTTTCAAATTAACAGTAGAAAAAGCTATACCTAATTTAATAGCCTATGCTAGCTTATATTTACCAGGAGTTATAACATTTGGTTTAGTTGGATACTTTTCTAATTCATGGTTTTTTGGAATTGTAATGGGTGTTATAGTTGAGGCAATTCGTTTCTATGGGTTAGGAAGAAAACTAAATCAAATATCCTCTTCTTTAAGAGCGATGAAAGTGAAGATTGCTATAGGAAAAGCAAATAAGAAAGCAAATGCTAAAAATAAACCTCTAGAGGTAATTGAAGTTGATGAAGTTAATATTGAAAAAGAGAACATAGTACAAGAGCGACTAGTAATTGAACTGAAAAAAGAACAGAAGGAAATTAGAAAAACAGAAGAGCTAGAAATAATTGATGATGCAGATGATGTTGAAGAGTTAGAGGGAATGGAAGGATTAGAACGTATTATGGTACTTGAACAAATAGAAATGGTCGAAGAAACTAAAGGTGATGTATTAGTGGAAAATGGTACTACGGTAAAACGTGAGCGCAAACAGGCTGAAAGTACACCAGATACACAGAAAATTTATGAACAACTACAACTGGTTATATTTAATGGGAAATTAGAAAAGAAAGATGATGAAATTAGTTTTGATTAATAAAAGAGCTATCATCATTCCCATGATGATAGCTCTTATTAATTCTAAATAAAAAGCTCGCTTTAATATGAACTAGCTACTAGCTTACTCAGTTTCAATAATGGAAAAATAAATATCATGGTACTGTTAAGAGATAATAAAGTTGTTTAATAAGGAATGCTATAATTTATTAAAAGGAAATTGTTATTAAAGTACATGTTTTATAAAAAGAGCGAAAAGATTTTCAAGGAGGCTATTATGAAATACTTTGAAGAAGCTAAAAGCATTTGGAAAAGCCAAGTTCCAAAGAATGGTCAATCAGA
Proteins encoded:
- a CDS encoding GIY-YIG nuclease family protein, which gives rise to MLTVEKMLESYGLDLSKNIKIVRHKDEDRIDVVDLYEKGQLELYQKHQKDDVFGECEYVVSFLDFEEGKKAVFIGVYKVLSKSNPKKFITDKLYDWMKPEYKKGNEYYYEMEKIKGFEELEDRIIINWSERTFHMWFAPLKKVKAARKRKQFDIIEIIQKGAIRKFPGFLDFTLTYNDLKKLYDNPDVNSTWCKMLSSVAGIYAILDRETGKLYVGKANAYGGIGKGGIWGRWESYAKTGHGGNKQLIELLENNPERKQDFLFSILRTLPKTITNDEILDIENIYKEKLGTREYGYNTN
- a CDS encoding endonuclease/exonuclease/phosphatase family protein, coding for MKIVAWNAGMAFRKKIDKILPLKANILVISECEKPEKWERSVVQNSTDNFLWEGDNPNKGIGIITLDKRYKIEIHPDYDKKFRYIIPLKVTGEQEFIMFAVWSQKGEKRYSSYIGQIYLALEKYASLLKEPCIIVGDWNSSKVFDHIKRVKTHSEVVEFLEGFGIKSAYHCNTYEKQGQEKSPTYYHRKDKTSSYHIDFLFASEIFLNQLESIEVGSYEEWIEFSDHMPISAEFNR